The nucleotide sequence CGAGAAATGTTCTATTTAATGAGTTACCATCCTTTGCATCATCTAAAGCAAATAAAAGAGCAGTTGTTAGAGAAAGATGCGTAAACTTTTGGTTTTAAACCGCTCCAATAACATACATATTTTGCAAAGTAGGCGCTGCTACTCCGCCCGCTTTTTCCAAAGTAATGGCAAAGTTCTGAGCCGCACCAATTGTTGAAAGTACCACTTGGGTGTCTTCCGATGGATGATACATACCCGCACTGATTGGTGTGCCATTGTGAATTGCCCATAATTGGTATTGCATACCTTCTGGAGGTTCGGGTAAATTTACTGCATGTAGATACACATTCTTGGTTTCTTTGTCCCAAAACACCAAGGCTTTTGCATCGGGATGCTGTTCTACGCCGTTCAGGGTAATGGTTTGTATATTGGGGTTTGTCACCACTTCCCACTTTTTTTGCACTTGCTGTAAGGCATTATTTTGTTCGGCTAATTGCGTCGTAAGTCCGTTTATTTGGTTTTGCTGTTGCTCTTTGTGTTCCCACCAAAAAACATTTCCTGCAATACTTATCAAAAAAAGAACCGATGCTGCAACTGCCCAATTTTTCCAACTGCTGTTGCTTTCTTTTACGAGAATGCGCTCTTTTGCAATAGGTTTTGTGGGTGCAACATTTCCTTCTGGTTCGGTTGTTGGGGTGTTCGCCTGTTGCTGTATTTTACTCCATATTTTTCCTTTTAAGTCTTCGGGTGGTGTAATTGCTTGCACAGTTGCGAAATCTTCCAAGGTTTTCTGCGCTTCCAAATAAGCGGCTTTAACCTCTGCATTATTCTTCATCACACACTCTAAAATAGCAGCTTCGTCCTTGGTAGCAATACCAAGAATATACGATTCTATTATTCCAGACGATATGTATTCTTTTGTGTTCAATTTATTGATATTCTTTAAGTAACTCTTTTAATTTTAATAAGGTGCTTCGCATTTTTGTTTTTACAGTTCCCAAAGGTATGCTTAATTTCTCGGAAATTTCCACTT is from Paenimyroides aestuarii and encodes:
- a CDS encoding anti-sigma factor, with product MNTKEYISSGIIESYILGIATKDEAAILECVMKNNAEVKAAYLEAQKTLEDFATVQAITPPEDLKGKIWSKIQQQANTPTTEPEGNVAPTKPIAKERILVKESNSSWKNWAVAASVLFLISIAGNVFWWEHKEQQQNQINGLTTQLAEQNNALQQVQKKWEVVTNPNIQTITLNGVEQHPDAKALVFWDKETKNVYLHAVNLPEPPEGMQYQLWAIHNGTPISAGMYHPSEDTQVVLSTIGAAQNFAITLEKAGGVAAPTLQNMYVIGAV